TGAGGAATCATCTAAATTTATCATGTTTACTAACACAATTAAGAGAATTATCGAAGGTATTATTAGCAAAAATGCTAAACCACTCATTACAAAACCTTTATTATCCATCTCATCACCATTCATAATACTAATTATGGTATTAATATTATCTTAGTTTTCTTAAATATAAAGTTCGCTATGTGGTTGTGAATTATAATTCAACTCATTCTAATAATAAAAAAAAAATGTAATATAACATAACAGTTAATTAACATGTTGTACTAAGAAGATTTAAATTGGAATTCAAACAATGAAATTATGTTACATGAAAATATTTAACAATTTGAATAAATACGTTTTTTTAGCGAATTTAAATAAAAATAACATTAATATGATAAATTTACAATTGAAGTGATATTAAGGAGGTTTAATATGAAAGATATCGTAAGAGGTTGGCGTCATATTCAGCAGCGATACAATCTCATAGGATCAAAATGTTCACAATGTGGAAATGTTTTTTTCCCAAGTAGAGTATTATGCCCTGAATGTAGAAGAAAGGGTAAGATAGAAGATTTTAAGTTTAGTGGTGAGGGTAAGATCCATACATTCTCAGTTATACACACCCCCACAGATGAGTTTAAAACACTTGCACCCTACGTTGTTGCAATAATAGAATTGGATGAAGGCACACATTTAACATCCCAAATAGTTGACTGTGATCCTAAAACTGTTGAAATAGGCGACGAAGTGGAAATGGTATTTAGAAAGATAAAAGCGGAAGGCGATGATGGAGTGATATCATATGGATACAAATTCAAGCTCAAAAACTAAAATCGGTGTACTGCTAGTTGGTCATGGTAGCAGATTACCCTATGGAAAGGATGTTGTAAGTCAAATTGCTAAGATGTACCGTGAAGACCAAGAATTTGTGGTGGTGGTTGGTTTTATGAACATGTCAAAACCTTCCATACCCGAAGCAATAACCATGTTAGCTGATAAAGGTGCAGAAAAAATTATTGTTACTCCTGTTTTCCTTGCTCATGGAGTGCATACCACAGAAGATATTCCCCGAATTCTGGGACTTAACAATGGACATGATGAAAAAGGGGACAAAGCTCATAGCCACTCCCATAGTCACAGCCACGACCATGAAGAAGTTGAAATTAATTTTAAAGGCGAAATTATCT
This sequence is a window from Methanobacterium sp. SMA-27. Protein-coding genes within it:
- a CDS encoding Zn-ribbon domain-containing OB-fold protein, producing the protein MKDIVRGWRHIQQRYNLIGSKCSQCGNVFFPSRVLCPECRRKGKIEDFKFSGEGKIHTFSVIHTPTDEFKTLAPYVVAIIELDEGTHLTSQIVDCDPKTVEIGDEVEMVFRKIKAEGDDGVISYGYKFKLKN
- the cfbA gene encoding sirohydrochlorin nickelochelatase; translation: MDTNSSSKTKIGVLLVGHGSRLPYGKDVVSQIAKMYREDQEFVVVVGFMNMSKPSIPEAITMLADKGAEKIIVTPVFLAHGVHTTEDIPRILGLNNGHDEKGDKAHSHSHSHSHDHEEVEINFKGEIIYTEPLGADKRIADIVKDRVNDAL